The following DNA comes from Blastopirellula marina.
AGGTTTTATAAATGGCTATCGAATAAAAACTCCCGCAGTGTGTGAAAAGCGCGTTTTTTTGTTCCTTGCGTAGTCCGTCGGCCCATAAAGGTAGAGATTTCGCGGCTAACCGACTTTCCTGCCGGGGCCAACTTCCACACGCCGTATGGATTGTGGAACAGGTGATCCGGCTCAAACATCGTGCACTTCTGATGTTCGATTTTGTACCGCGGCGCTTCGGCTTTCACGCTGAAGGTCTGACCATCTTCGAGTTCTGGACCGTCGAAGAGCAGGTAGCGGAGAAACGCGTCGATCAACTCGGCGGCGGTTTGCGGCTCGATCTCGGCCTGGACGACGCAATCGGGATATCCCAGGTTGTGCATGCCGCACGAGTAAAAGAGGTCGCCTGATCCAATGTAGGTGACGTAGGCCCGAAAGAGCGTAGGCAGATCGGCCTTCTCGCTCCACTCCTCCCACTTCTTGGCGGGATGGGCGATGCCGGTCGACTCGATCTTGATGGCGATCCCGCCGCATTTGAGCAGCGCGGCGGCGGCCAGCATCATCTTCTTGGCGGTCTCTTCCGATCCCCCCTTAGTGATCAGATAGACGCACGAGCTATGCT
Coding sequences within:
- a CDS encoding DUF4261 domain-containing protein, coding for HSSCVYLITKGGSEETAKKMMLAAAALLKCGGIAIKIESTGIAHPAKKWEEWSEKADLPTLFRAYVTYIGSGDLFYSCGMHNLGYPDCVVQAEIEPQTAAELIDAFLRYLLFDGPELEDGQTFSVKAEAPRYKIEHQKCTMFEPDHLFHNPYGVWKLAPAGKSVSREISTFMGRRTTQGTKKRAFHTLREFLFDSHL